The following are from one region of the bacterium genome:
- a CDS encoding aerotolerance regulator BatA: DPITAARVAKAFNIRVYTIGAGTRGEALYPIMDPIWGKRYERRPVDIDENLLRQVAQITRGKYFRATDKNSLVKVYEEIGELEKTKIQVKEYTRYDERFVGYALAGLLLLLAEIVLANTRFRKLP; this comes from the coding sequence TTGACCCCATCACCGCCGCCCGCGTCGCCAAGGCTTTCAACATCCGCGTCTACACCATCGGCGCCGGCACCCGCGGTGAGGCGCTCTACCCCATCATGGACCCCATCTGGGGCAAGCGCTATGAACGGCGGCCGGTGGATATCGACGAAAACCTGCTGCGCCAGGTGGCGCAGATCACCCGCGGAAAATATTTCCGCGCTACAGATAAAAACAGCCTGGTAAAAGTCTATGAAGAGATCGGCGAGCTGGAAAAGACCAAAATCCAGGTCAAGGAGTATACCCGCTACGACGAACGGTTTGTCGGTTATGCGCTGGCCGGCCTGCTGCTGTTGCTGGCGGAGATCGTTCTAGCTAACACCCGTTTTCGCAAATTACCTTAA